A single window of Rhipicephalus microplus isolate Deutch F79 chromosome 5, USDA_Rmic, whole genome shotgun sequence DNA harbors:
- the LOC119174773 gene encoding SEC14-like protein 2 isoform X2 has product MLHSYEAPEIVKENFPGILLESSKDGRPVWLAPFGLDVHAFLVAATPAAVRRHLAYLMELSEHAKKDSSKKLGKEIHSHYFVADLDNLGLRQIYSWQVLKAAGYTLRIMEDQYPESIEKFIVINTPSFFPLLWKFLRTLITQRTADKFEVYGKDDGWKERLRDLMDADIFPVHYGGNMAGPDGDTKCRNKVNYGGRFEEGLSPGSYESVFEEKGVQQKTIGRRERWELPVDVAEAGAHVTWRFQTTAGDLAFGLRSPCGEVLIPQQRLEACSLVPQEGAWQCDTPGTYVLEFDNTYSWLTPKTLACVVNVHSPDHFP; this is encoded by the exons ATGCTGCATAGCTATGAGGCGCCGGAG ATTGTGAAAGAGAACTTTCCTGGGATATTACTGGAATCAAGTAAAGATGGTCGGCCTGTTTGGTTAGCGCCATTTGGACTAGACGTTCATG CGTTTCTAGTGGCAGCGACACCCGCCGCCGTCAGGCGTCACCTCGCCTACCTGATGGAACTATCAGAACATGCAAAGAAGGATTCGTCAAAGAAA TTAGGCAAGGAAATACACAGTCACTACTTCGTGGCTGACCTGGACAACTTGGGCTTGCGGCAGATATACTCTTGGCAAG TCTTAAAAGCTGCAGGCTACACTTTACGAATTATGGAGGATCAGTATCCCGAATCCATCGAAAAGTTCATCGTGATCAACA CTCCGAGCTTTTTTCCTCTCCTATGGAAATTCTTGCGTACGCTAATTACCCAGAGGACAGCCGACAAATTTGAAGTCTACGGAAAAG ATGATGGTTGGAAGGAGCGTCTCCGGGACCTCATGGATGCAGACATCTTTCCCGTTCACTATGGTGGGAACATGGCGGGGCCCGACGGAGACACAAAGTGCAGGAACAAG GTGAACTACGGAGGCCGTTTCGAGGAAGGACTTTCGCCGGGATCATATGAATCAGTGTTCGAAGAAAAAGGCGTACAACAGAAAACCATCGGCCGCCGGGAGCGCTGGGAACTGCCCGTTGACGTGGCCGAGGCGGGCGCGCATGTCACCTGGCGTTTCCAAACCACCGCCGGTGACTTGGCCTTCGGACTGCGCAGTCCGTGTGGGGAGGTTCTGATTCCACAGCAACGACTCGAAGCATGCAGCCTTGTACCACAGGAGGGAGCCTGGCAATGCGATACTCCCGGAACGT ATGTGCTCGAGTTCGACAACACCTACAGCTGGCTGACACCCAAGACCTTGGCGTGCGTTGTGAACGTGCACAGCCCTGATCACTTTCCTTGA